A region of the Myxococcales bacterium genome:
CCATCGACCAATATGTCCGCTGGTACAATGAAAAACGAATCCACTCGGCGCTCGGTTACCGGACGCCGAACGAGGTCGAAGCGGCTTACCTCACCCTAAAAGCCGCCTAAATCTGTCTTGCTTTCGGGGGGACACTACGAACGCCTCCTCCGAATTGGGATCAAGCAGGGAAATCAAGATCGGTTTATTCGGTGGCCGAGAAAGTCACCGTCCAGGTCACGTCCGGATGCCACTGGGCCGCGCCCTCGTCGACGACCGTGAAGCGCAGCGTCGCGACATTGCCGGCGGTCGCGAGGCTCTTCCCGGTGATGGCAAATCCGGCGGGCGCTTCCACGGCGGCCGAATCCGCCGCGTAGCCGGCGGGCACGTAGAGCGTGACTACGTGCTCGAACGGCACGTAGTCGGTGCCGACCGAGCCTTCCTGAACGCCGGTCAGCGTCAGGGCCTTTTCGTTCCAGGCCAGCGAGCGGATGACGGCAGCGCCGCCCAACACGTGGCGGTTGGTGCCCAACAATTGCGGCCGGCCCAGCAGCGGGCGCAGGGCGACGACGCGCGGCGTGCGCGCCGGCACCGTCACGGCCAGTTCGCCGGTCACCACGCCCAGAAATTCCTGCGTCCAGTATTCGAAGGCGAGGTACTCGGCGTCGGGATCCAGCCCCGCTTCGTTGAAATCGGCGACCAACTCACGTTCGGCGTCGGCGACGAACTCGTAAGGCGCGACGGTCAGATCGCGGTTGAGGCCCCAGTTGAGCAGGCCGACAGTCGTGTAGGGCTCGTCGAAATCCTCGACCGGCAACACCCAGACTTCGGGGAACTCGCGGCGGAACAGGTCGATCGGCCGTCCGGCCTTGCCGTAG
Encoded here:
- a CDS encoding transposase, which encodes IDQYVRWYNEKRIHSALGYRTPNEVEAAYLTLKAA